One Malania oleifera isolate guangnan ecotype guangnan chromosome 10, ASM2987363v1, whole genome shotgun sequence genomic region harbors:
- the LOC131166636 gene encoding auxin-responsive protein IAA13-like, whose amino-acid sequence MEKGHLGFVKVNMDGLPIGRKVHLNAHACYETLAQALEDMFVNPITGITFIHECSSGESEQERKASKLLNGSSEFVLTYEDKEGDWMRIGDVPLEYAPFISF is encoded by the exons ATGGAAAAAGGACATCTTGGGTTTGTTAAGGTTAACATGGATGGATTGCCAATAGGGAGGAAAGTGCATCTAAATGCTCACGCTTGCTATGAGACTTTAGCCCAAGCATTGGAGGACATGTTTGTTAATCCAATCACGGGCATCACTTTCATTCATGAGt GTTCGAGTGGAGAGAGTGAGCAAGAAAGAAAGGCCTCCAAGCTTTTAAATGGATCATCCGAATTTGTGCTCACTTATGAAGATAAGGAGGGGGACTGGATGCGCATAGGAGATGTTCCTTTGGAGTATGCACCTTTTATTTCATTCTAA